CGCGGGCTCGTCCCGCCGGCGTACGGGTTGATCTGGTCTCGGGCGCCGTGGATCGCCAGCACCGGCGGCACCTGGCCGGCAAGATCCTCTGGATAGCGCACCCCGCTCACGAACGTGACCGACGCGAGCCGCCTGTCGACCGCGGCAACGAACGGCGCGAGAAGGCGCGCGCCGCCGGAGTAGCCGCGCAGGTGGATGCGCTCCGCGTTGATCCCGAGCTCTGCAACGACGTGACCGATCAGCCGATCGAGAAAGTCGATGTCGTCCGGCCCGGAGCGTGGCGTCGACTCGCCCGGCAGAGGCGCGCCTGGGATGTTCCAGGCCCATCCGGCTCCGATGCGCTTGTCCATCGTGAAGTCGATCGCCGCTTGCGGCGCGATCACCACTGCCTCGCCAGCCGCGACGAGCTCGTGCGCGCCCGTGACGGCAAGATGATGCGCTGGCGTCAGCCCGCTGCCGTGTAGGTCAACGATCGCTGGCACGTCAGCAAGGTCAACGTCGGTACGCCGCACCACGGTGAAGCGCCTGGTGTCTGCACCGGATCGGAGCTCGCGGCGTTCGTGCACGACACCGTTGTCGTGACGGCTGCCGGACCCCGACACCACTAGATGGACTCGCTGCCGTGCGGGAGCAGGACCGCCCTGCCGCGGGCATTCGGTCCGAGAGTCCCGAAGGCCGTCGCCGCCTCGGCAAGCGGGTAGGTGCGGTCGACTCGCACGGGAGGCAGCGACCCGTCCTCGATCCGCGGAGTGAGCTCCCGCAGCATCTCGGCGGCATCCGCAGCCGAGACCCGCCCGGTATAGAGACCTTTCACCACCAGCGACTTGCGATACAGATCCAACAGGTCGACCTCCGAGGGCACCTCGTCCGGCGGCGTACTCAGCAGGACGTAGCGGCCATTTTGTCCCATCGCACGCAGCAGGTGACCGGCGAGCTTGCCTCCCACGGCGTCCACTGCCGCGGCCGCACCGTCAGTCCCGACCGCCTCCGCGATGTCGGTGGCGATGTCGGGGCCGTCGATCACGACCGTGTCAAAGCCGGCCTCACGAACCAGCGCGGCCTCATCGTCGTTGCGCACCACAGCGACGACGTGCGCGCCATCGCCTCGTGCGATCGCGGCTGCTGCGCCGCCCACACCCCCGGCGGCTCCGGTGGCGATGAACGTCGAACCGGACTCGATCTGCCCGGTCAGCCGCAAGGCATAGGCCGCGGTGAAGAAGGCGAGCGCCGACGCCGCGGCGTCGACGAACGACAGGCCCTGCGGCAGCGCGGTAAGAGCATCGCGCGATACCGCTAGATACTGGGCATAGGTTCCGTCGCGGTCCAGACCCAGGTCTCCCCCTCCCGAGCCCCACACCGAGGTGCCGACGAGCGACTCGGGACCCTCGATGACAACCCCGGCGAAGTCGCGGCCGAGGATGCGCGGAAACGGTCCGGGCAGCACACCACGGCAGGCGAGCATGTCGCTGCGGTTGATGGAGGCGGCACGGACTTCGACGAGGACGTCGTCGGCGCCGATCGCGGGCACGTCGACGACGGTTTCGCGAAGATCTGCCGGATCACCGGCTGCATCGGGGCGCAACGCCCGCATCGTCGTACTCGAGCGCGTAGTCATCGATCGATCCCCTCGTCCGGCCGTCGCGACCTACTGTTATCAAATATCAGGATAGTGTGGTTTGTGGGCGACCGACTGTCAACGCTCCAGCGAAATGTGCGGGTCCGGCCGCGCAGAGCGGGGACTACCCCGCGACCACTCCGGTGCTGCGCAAGGCAGCGACGTCGGCCTCGGAGTAGCCGAGCTCGGCGAGTACGCCGTCGGTGTGCTCACCCAGCAGCGGACCGGCCGTGCGCACCGTCGGCGTGGTTGCCGACAGCTTGGCCACTGGACCCAGCACGTTGATCTCACCCATGACCGGATGGACGACAGTCGCGGCCATCGCGCGCTGCGCGACCTGGGGTTGCGCCATCGCTTCGGCGTACGTAAGCACCGGGCCGCCGGGCACTCCTGCGGCGTCGAGGCGCTGCGCCCAGTAGTCGGTCGGGTGCTCTCGCAGCAGCACCGACAGCTCATCCTCAAGCTGGTCGACGCGAGCGATCCGATCTGCGGACGCGGCGTACTCCGGACGCGTGATGAGATCGGGACGCTCGAGCACGTCGCGGCAGAGGATCTCCCACAGCTTCTGGTTGTTGGCGCCGATCGTCACGTAGCCATCTTTGGTCGGAAACGCTTGGTACGGCGCGATCTTTCGATGCCTCGAACCCGTGGCGACCGCGTCCTCGCCGGCGCCGAAGTAGGCACCTGCTTCCCACACCGTGAGCCCGATTCCGGCATCAAGTAGCGACACGTCGATGTACTGCCCCTCGCCCCCACGGAGCCGATGCACGTAGGCCATCGTGATCGCGAGCGCGGCGTTGAGGCCGGCGGCGAGATCGGTGACGGCTACGCCCATCTTGGCCGGCTGGCCCTCCGGCGCGCCGGTCATCCGCAGGAACCCGGCCATCCCTTGCGCGATGATGTCGAAGCCGGGCCGTCGGCTGATCGGACCGGTCTGCCCGAAGCCGCTGATCGAGCAGTAGATGAGGTTGGGGTTGGACCCCGCGACACTGGCGTAGTCGACGCCAAGACGGGCGGTGACTCCCGGGCGGAAGTTTTCGACGACGACATCGGCGCGGTCGATGAGCTCACGAACGATCCGGACACCGTCGTCGCTGCGTAGATCGACTGCGATAGAGCGCTTGTTGCGGTTGGGCTGCTGGAACGGGAAGCTCTCACCGCCGGACTGCGGGCCCATCGCGCGCGAGTCGTCGCCGGTGCCGGGCCGCTCGATCTTGATGACGTCGGCACCGTAATCGGCGAGCTGCATCGTGCAGTAGGGACCGGCGAGGAACTGGCTGAAGTCGACGACGCGTACGCCGTCCAGCGGCAGCGGCACTACTTGGCTCCGGTTGTCGATGCCGACAGCGACCTCGGATCGCGGGGACCCCAACCGCCATGCCCGACCTGGCTGAAGAACTGGTCAAGCAGCAGGTTGTAGAGCTCGGGCTCCTCGAGGTTGGTGACGTGCCCGGACTTCGGCAGCACTGCCAACCCGCAGCGCGGAACGATCCGCTTGAGCATCAGGTCGGTCTCCAGCACCCCGTCGTCCTCGTCGCCGGCGATCACCAGCAGCGGCGCGTCCATCGCGGCAAGCTCGTCCTGCAGTGCATACAGCGACGGACGCGACTTCTGCACTGCGCGCATCGTGAGGCTGGCTCCCAGATCGCTGTGCTCAGCGAGCACCTGCACGTGCTCGGCGTGTCCCTCGGGGTCCTTCGCTGCATACTGCACCCGGGCCGGACCGATGCCGTACCACGTCGCCATCGTCGCCGCTCCCTCGTTTTCGAAGGCCTGCGCGATGGTCTCGCTCTCCTCGCGGAACTTCTCCTGCTTCTCCGGGTGGGCGCCATACCCCGCACCAGAGGCGACGAGGCCGAGGACTCGGTCCGGATGGCGCATACCCACGTGCAGTACGGCGAACCCGCCCATCGAGTTGCCGACGAAGTAGGCCTTCTCGGCGCCGATCGCGTCGAGTACGGCGACCGCGTCATCTGCCGCCCGATGCTGGCCGTAGGCCGTCGGGTCTTCCGGGACGTCGGAGGGCGGGTAGCCGCGCGCACCGTAGGTGATGCACCGGAACCGGCGCGAGAAGTAGCGCAGCTGGTGCGGCCAGGATCGGTGGTCGCCGGCGAACTCGTGCACGAAGACGATCGGCGTACCGCTGCCGCGCTCCTCGTAGTAGAGACGTACGCCGTCGTCGGTGGTCGCGTAGGGCATGGCTCCTCCTGAGTCCTTCGGTCAGGCTATCTCCGGCGCAGCAGCCGGATCAGCGCGTACGTAGCGATGGCGCTCGCTGCGGCTGCCACAACAGCGGCGGCCGATACGGCTGGCGACACAGTGCGCGACTCGGTGATGCGCTCCGGCACCGGTGGTGTGATGTCGTCCGGCGGCGGGCTGGACAGAGCTTGCTCGACGTTGGCCGCGAAGCGTATGAGTGTCTGAGTACTGGCCTCGGTGAGCGCACCGGCGCCGAACTTCGCAGCCATACCGCGGATGCTGAGATCGGTCTCGACCTGCAGCCACGTCCGATCGTCGCGCGGAGTCAGCCGCACCGAGACGAGTGCGTCTGCGCGGCCGCCGCCCTCGCGCTCACGCCCATAGGCGCGGACCCGCAACATCATTTGCTGCCGGTCGATTTCCCTCAGGGACGCGACGCCGGTGTAGTCGGCGGTGTAGGGACCGAGGCGCAACGTCAGCGCCCCCTCGGCGCCATTGCCTTGCCGCCGGGTCACCGAGGCCCCCGGCAGGCACGCCGCGACGCGCTCGGGATCCTGCAGCAAGGCGAAAACTTCGTCTATGCCGCAGGCAATCTCGACGTCATCGCACAGCTGCATAGACTCGCTCAGCGCTCCATCAGGGGTTTGCGCTGGGCACCGTCGATCGGGATGTGCGCGCCGTGCACCGCGCCGACCCGGTCCGAGCACAGCATCGTCACCAGAGCGGCGACCTCCTCGGGCTGCGTGATGCGACCGATCGGCACAGAGCGCTCGGCGGCCTTGCGCGCCTCGTCTTGGCTGACGCCCATGTCCCGGGCGAAGGCCTTCTCCAGGGTGTCCCATCGATCGGTATCGACCGGGCCGGGGTTGACGGTGTTGACGCGCACGCCCTTAGGCCCGTACTGGTCGGCGATCGAGGAGGCGAAGTTGAGGTCGGCCGCGTTCGCCGCTCCGGCGGTCATCTCCCAGAAGCTGGGCTTCAGCCCATCGTTACCCACGACCAAGATGATGGTGCCCTTGCCTTGCTTGACCATCTGGGGCACGACTGCCCGCACCGAGCGCACGTAGCCCATGAACTTCAGGTTCAGCGAGGAGTGCCACTGCTCATCGGTGAGCTCCTCAAGCAGGCCGCCTGGCGAGCTGCCCGCGCAGGTGACGAGGATGTCGATCTTGCCGAACTTCTCCAGTGCGGCCTGCACGCAGCGCTCGACGTCCTCGCTCTTGCTCATGTCGCCGGCATACCCGACGACCTCCTGGCCGGTGGCCTCACTGAGCTCTTTCGCGGCCTTCTGGAGGTTGTCGTCGTCGCGCCCGGTGATCACGCAGGTGACACCTTCGTCGCCGAGGTGCTTTGCGACCTGGTAGCCGATGCCCTTGCTTGCTCCGGTGATGAAGGCAACCTGCCCAGCGAGGTTGAGATCCATGATGCGCTCCGATTTCGACGGGTTCGGATGGTATACCAAGTTGGTATACCAGATCGAAACATCCGCGGCGGCAAAGCGCAAGGCCTAGAAGGTCGCCTTGCCGTCCCAGCCGGCGTTGCGAGTGCGCTCTCGCGAGAGCTGCTCAACGAGCCCGGGAGCCGAGGTCACCGTCTTGAAGTCGGCGACGGCCCGAGGATCCAGACAGAGCAGGTGCTTCACAAGCACACTCGCCGCCTCCCAAGGATCCGGCGCGATCTGTGGAATCAGCCCATACGCCAGTAGCTGCTCGGCATCGAGCCACCGCGAGCTCAGTGCGAGATCGGTAGCGACCGAGCGGCCCACCAGCTCTGGCAGGATCCACGCACCCACGACAAGGCCATGGCCCGCACCGACCCAACGCATGCGGGCGCCTCCGCCGGCCACCCGCAGATCGGCCGCCGCCATCAGCTGCGCTCCCCCTCCGACCGCGAGACCCTCGACGACGGCGACGACCGGTCCTGGCCGCGTCACCATCAGCTCGTAGATCGCATAGAGGGTGTCGCTGACCTGCGCGCGATCGTCGTCACTCGCGCGCAGATCCGCCCCAGCGCTAAAGACATCCGGACTCGTGCTGCCGAGCACGAAGACGGCTTCGGGGTCTCGCTGGAGCTCGGCGTACAGCGCAGTCACCGTGTCGAGGCCGATGGCGTTCTTGCGTGCCGGATCGGCGAACCGGAAGCGACGTGCACCTGCCCAGTCGTCGATCTCCCCCTGTGCCATCACGGCCCTTTCGATCGTCGCCCCATATGCGTATGGTGCGTATGGTATACCAAATTTCGATCTGAAATCTTCCCGTGAGGGGACGGCATGAAGCCCGCATCGTTCGAGTATCACCGCGTGTTTACCGCCGATGAGGCCGTCACGCTGCTGGCCGAGCTCGACGACGAGGCGAAGGTGCTTGCCGGCGGTCAAAGCCTCGCGCCCATGATGAACTTCCGGTTGGCCCGTCCGAGCGCCCTCGTCGACATCAACCCGGTAGGTGAGCTCGACTATGTGCGCCGCGACGGCGACGTACTGAAGATCGGCGCGCTCACCCGGCACCGCACCATCGAGCTGCTTGATGATCCCTCGATCATCGATGGGTACGGCGTACTTCCTAGTGCTGCTAGGCATATCGGCCACTTCCCCATCCGCACCCGGGGCACTGTCGGCGGCAGCATCGCGCACTCCGACCCATCGGCCGAATGGTGCCTACTGGCACTGCTGCTCGATGCCCAGATCGTCACGCTCGGACCGCAGGGACGCCGCGAGACGGCGGCGCGTGACTGGTTCACCGGCTTCTTGACAACAAGCATCGAGCCGGGCGAGATCGTCGTCGAGACCGCATTTCCGCGTCCACGGGCACGTGCCGCACTCACCGAGTATGCGCAGCGCAAAGGTGACTTCGCGATCTGCTCCGCCGCAGTCGCCTACGACGACGCAGACGGCGTGATGAGCGATCCGGCGATCGTCCTAGGCGGCGTCGCCTCCGAACCGTTCCGCAGCTCCGAGCTTGACGAGATCGCCTCCGGCCTTCCTGCCGAGCCGTCGAGCTTCACCCGGATCGCCCGCGCCGCAGCCGATCTCATTGACCCGCCGTCTGACCTGCATGGCGACTCGGCGTACCGAAAAGATCTGGCACAGACCATGATCGAGCGGGCCTTCGCTGAAGCCGCCGACGGACCGGTGAGCGCTCGATGACCGACCCCGCGCGCCCGTTTACCTGGGTCGGTCAACGCGTGCCGCGCCACGAGGACCCACGCTTCTTGCGCGGCGCTGGGGCCTATACCGACGACATCGCGGTCGTCGGGGCGCTGCATGCGTCGTTCGTGCGCTCCCCCGTCGCCGCCGGCCGAATCGTCTCGGTTGATCTCGAAGAGGCTCGCAACATCCCCGGCGTGGTTGACATTCTCACCGCTGATGACCTCGGCCGACCGGCTCTTCGCGCCGTCCTAGAGCGCGATGGGTTCGTCGCCACAGACATGCCGTTACTTGCCGCCGACCGGGTGCGCTACTGCGGCGAGCCGGTTGCCGTCGTCATCGCTGAAGACGCCTACTCAGCAGAGGACGGCGCCGAGTCCGTCATCGTGGAGATTGCCGACGAAGCGGCGCCGGTCGATATCGACTCCGCCGCCGGCAACCCGCTGCATGAGGAGGCGCCCGACGGGGTGCTTGTCGACCTGCAGATGTTCGACGACCCGTCGATCGAGCAGGTGCTCGACGAGTCGCACGTGGTCCTCGACGAGCAGTTCACCTCGGCACGAGTCAACGCAGCGCCCATGGAGTGCCGCGCCGTCGTCGCCGAGCTCGACCGTCGTGCTGGACAGCTGGTGGTACACACCTCCACGCAGGTGCCCCACCAGGTGCGGTCGGGAATCGCCCAGGCGCTTGGCATGGCCGAGGGCGAGATCCGGGTCATCGCACCGGATGTCGGTGGCGGTTTCGGGCTCAAGTGCGTGGTCGGGCGCGAGGAGGTCGTCGTAGCGGCGGCCGCCCGCAGGCTCGGTCGGCCGGTGCGATGGAGCGAAGACCGACGCGAAAGTCTGATGGCCTCGTTCACCGGTCGTGAGCAGCGATACCACGTGCGCGCCGGCTTCACCGAGGACGGCGTACTCACCGGAATCGACGCCGACATCCAGGTGGACGTCGGGGCGTACTCGGCCTATCCGTTTACCTGCGGGGTCGAGCCGCTGATGGCGTGCACCGAGCTGCCCGGCGTCTACCGGGTCGGTGCCTACTCCGCTCGTGGGCGCGGGTACGCGACGGCAAAATGCCCCACCGCCCCATACCGCGGAGTCTCGCGACCGCAGATCGTGATGGTCATGGAGCGGCTGATGGACAAGGCTGCGACCCTTCTTGGCATCGACCCGATAGAGATACGGCGTCGCAACCTCATCACTGACTTTCCTTACACCGGGCCGAATCTGATCACCTACGAGCCTGGCTCGTATCTGCAGTCGCTAGATGACTGCGAGCGGGCGATTGACGCGGCCGGCTGGCGTGAGATCACCGCCAACGCGCAGGAACCGTACCGATACGGCATCGGGATCTGTTGCTTTTCGGAGCGTTCGGCGTACGGGACACCGACGATGGGCGCCCGGCGCATGGGCATGACGCCCGGCTACGACGTGGCACACGTCCGGATGGACCCGAGCGGTCATGTCACGGTCACCACTGGCACCTGCGGGCATGGGCAGGGCCACGAGACGACGTTCGCCCAGATCGTCGCCGACCAACTCGGTATCGAGCCGGCTCAGGTGCGGCTACGCCAGGGCGACACCGATCTTTCTAGCTATGGCTGGGGAACTTTCGCCAGCCGCAGTTTGGTGATTGGCGGCACGGCGATCCGCGCGGCCTCTGTGCGGCTGGCCGAGACGCTAAAGCAGGTTGCCTCCGATGTGCTTGAAGCCGACCCGGCGGACGTCCGGCTACGCGACGGCGCTGCGTGGGTTGACCGGGTCAGCGTTCCGGTAAGCGACCTCGCGCAACGGGTTCACTTCCGCGCCCATGAGCATCCCGACCTGCCCGAGCAGCTGCTCGAGGCTCGCGGCGAGTCCGATCCCGATGGCTGCTTCTCAAACGCGACGCATGCCGCCCTCGTGCGGATCGACACGCAGACCGGCGATGCCCACGTGGCGGACTACATCGTCGTCGAGGACTGCGGCGTGGTGGTCAACCCGATGATCGTCGACGGACAGGTTCGCGGCGGAGTCGCCCAAGGTATCGCTGCCGGGCTTCTCGAACGCCTGGAGTACGCCGAGGACGGGCAGCCGATGTCTGCCACCTTCATGGACTATCTCGTGCCAACGGCGAGCGAGATCCCGAATGTGGCGATCCACCACCTCGAGACCCGAAACGAACAAAACCCCTTAGGAGCCAAGGGAATGGGCGAAGGCGGCACCATCGGCGCACCCACCGCCGTACTCGGTGCAGTCAACGACGCGCTGCGCGACACCGGCACGCAGTTCGACCACATTCCCGTGTTGCCAGCGCAGATTCGCGCCGCGTTCCGCGGCGTCGCGAGTCCCGCAGGGCGTAAGGAGATCGCGTGAAAGACCTGCATCTGATCACAGTCATCGTCAACGGTCGCGAACACGAGCTGGTCATCGAGTCGCGGCGGACCCTTGCCGACATGCTCCGCCAGGACCTCGGGCTCACCGGCACGCACCTCGGCTGCGAACATGGCATCTGCGGCGCCTGCACCGTCTTGCTCGACGACGAGCCGGTGCGTGCCTGTCTCATCTTCGGGGTGCAGGCCGACGGCCGGTCGGTTCGTACCGTTGAGGATCTCGCCGACGGCGACTCGCTTTCTGAGTTGCAGCAGGCATTCTCGAAACATCACGGACTCCAGTGCGGCTTCTGCACCCCTGGGTTCTTGATGCTGGCCGAGTCCTATCTCGCGAGCCGTCCTGAGCCGGACAAGGACGAGATCCGCGACGTCGTCGCCTCCAACCTGTGTCGCTGCACCGGCTACCAGGGGATCGTCGAGGCGATCCACGAGGTCGCCGCGGCACAGCAGGGCGGCTGAGCATGACTGCCACGAGTACCGACCGATCGACCCTAGGCTCGTACGTCGGAAGTCGCGTGGGACGCAAGGAAGATCAGCGACTGTTGCGCGGCGAGGGCCGCTTCGGACACGACGTGCAGCGGCCGCGGATGCTGCACGCTCGTGTCGTTCGCTCCAACGTCGCGCACGGCCGCATCGTCGACATCGACGTCGGCGAGGCCAAGGCGCTCCCCGGTGTCATCGACGTCGTCACCGGTCATGACTTGCCGCGACCGGTGACGATCCCGGTGCGACTTGCGGTGCAAGACGTCGATCTCACCGACTATCTCCAACCGATCCTGCCTACCGACGAGGTGCGATACGTCGGCGAGCCGATCGCCGTCGTAGTCGCCGAAGACGCCTATGTCGCAGAGGATGCCGCCGAGCTCGTCATCGTTGAAACCGAGGAGCTGCCCGTCGTCCTCGACACGACCAGCGGTGATGAGTCCGTCACGATCGCGGCTGATTTCGGCATGGGGTACGGCGATATCGCTGAGGCATTTTCCCAGGCCGACCATGTCACCGAGCTCGTCTTCGACATCGGCAGACACAGCGCGGTGCCGATGGAGCCACGCACCCTCGTCGTGGATCCGAGCGGTGGCGAGCTAGAGATCTTCGGGACGACGAAGGTGCCGGTCTTCAACCGCCAGGTGCTCGCGACACTGCTCGGCATCGACGAGCAGCAGATCCGCATGCATGCGGTCGATGCGGGAGGCGGCTTCGGCGTGCGGGGCGAGTTCTACCCCGAGGACTTCCTCATCCCGTGGCTCGCGCAGCGGACCAGCCATCCGGTCAGCTGGGCCGAGGACCGACAGGAACACATGGTCGCGGTCAACCACAGCCGCCAGCAGCAGCACCGACTCTCGCTGGCACTCAAGAACAATGGCGAGATCCTCGGCTTGCGCGCCGATGTGATTCACGACAACGGCGCCTATGCCCGCACCCACGGCATCATCGTTCCCGAGCTGACGATCGCGATGCTCCCTGGGCCATACCGGGTCCCGGCGTACGACGCGCGGGTGCGGGTCGCTCTGTCTCACAAGACCCCGTGCGGCACCTACCGGGCACCCGGCCGTTTTGAGGGAACGACCAGCCGCGAGCAGCTGCTCGACAAGGCGGCGGACGAGCTCGGCATCGATCGAGTCGAGCTGCGGCGTACCAACCTGCTCGTGCCCACCGAGCTCCCCCATGCCCGCGAGCTGGGCACGCTAGGCACCGACATGCTGATCGACAAAGGCGACTTTCCCGGCTTGTTTGCCACGGCGCTTGATCGCGCGGCCGAGCTGGGCTGGGTCGATACGGTTGCGGAGATGCGATCAACGGGCCGGGTAGGCGGCATCGGGATCGCGATGTTCATGGAGAAGAGTGGCCTCGGACCGTACGACACCGCCGATGCCGAGATCACCAGTACCGGCCGGCTGAGGATCTATTCCGGCGGCACGTCTCTCGGGCAAGGGATCGAGACGGCATTGGCTCAGATCGCCGCCGACGTGATTCCCGTGGGCCTCGATCGGGTTGACGTCATTAACGGCGACACCGCCGAACAGCCCTTCGGCACGGGATCCTGGGCGAGCCGCTCCACCGTCGTTGCCGGCAATGCGGTGCGTGGCGCGTGTCAGCAGGTCGCGGACCGGATGATTGGGCTGGGCGCGCGCGTGTTGGAGGTGGCGCCGGATGACCTCGTGCTCGACGAGTTCGGCGTACGACACCGGCAGGAAGCGGACAAAGCCTGCAGCTATTGCGATCTCTCCCGATTTGC
The nucleotide sequence above comes from Epidermidibacterium keratini. Encoded proteins:
- a CDS encoding alpha/beta hydrolase family esterase — translated: MSGSGSRHDNGVVHERRELRSGADTRRFTVVRRTDVDLADVPAIVDLHGSGLTPAHHLAVTGAHELVAAGEAVVIAPQAAIDFTMDKRIGAGWAWNIPGAPLPGESTPRSGPDDIDFLDRLIGHVVAELGINAERIHLRGYSGGARLLAPFVAAVDRRLASVTFVSGVRYPEDLAGQVPPVLAIHGARDQINPYAGGTSPRWGESVDDAVRRWAAHAGGVRERATSPAPSVRELRFERADGFAAVRLLVDETAEHTWPGTSDAADIAAFGASGVLDASAVHRQFIREVEAASG
- a CDS encoding quinone oxidoreductase family protein gives rise to the protein MTTRSSTTMRALRPDAAGDPADLRETVVDVPAIGADDVLVEVRAASINRSDMLACRGVLPGPFPRILGRDFAGVVIEGPESLVGTSVWGSGGGDLGLDRDGTYAQYLAVSRDALTALPQGLSFVDAAASALAFFTAAYALRLTGQIESGSTFIATGAAGGVGGAAAAIARGDGAHVVAVVRNDDEAALVREAGFDTVVIDGPDIATDIAEAVGTDGAAAAVDAVGGKLAGHLLRAMGQNGRYVLLSTPPDEVPSEVDLLDLYRKSLVVKGLYTGRVSAADAAEMLRELTPRIEDGSLPPVRVDRTYPLAEAATAFGTLGPNARGRAVLLPHGSESI
- a CDS encoding CaiB/BaiF CoA transferase family protein gives rise to the protein MPLPLDGVRVVDFSQFLAGPYCTMQLADYGADVIKIERPGTGDDSRAMGPQSGGESFPFQQPNRNKRSIAVDLRSDDGVRIVRELIDRADVVVENFRPGVTARLGVDYASVAGSNPNLIYCSISGFGQTGPISRRPGFDIIAQGMAGFLRMTGAPEGQPAKMGVAVTDLAAGLNAALAITMAYVHRLRGGEGQYIDVSLLDAGIGLTVWEAGAYFGAGEDAVATGSRHRKIAPYQAFPTKDGYVTIGANNQKLWEILCRDVLERPDLITRPEYAASADRIARVDQLEDELSVLLREHPTDYWAQRLDAAGVPGGPVLTYAEAMAQPQVAQRAMAATVVHPVMGEINVLGPVAKLSATTPTVRTAGPLLGEHTDGVLAELGYSEADVAALRSTGVVAG
- a CDS encoding alpha/beta fold hydrolase; its protein translation is MPYATTDDGVRLYYEERGSGTPIVFVHEFAGDHRSWPHQLRYFSRRFRCITYGARGYPPSDVPEDPTAYGQHRAADDAVAVLDAIGAEKAYFVGNSMGGFAVLHVGMRHPDRVLGLVASGAGYGAHPEKQEKFREESETIAQAFENEGAATMATWYGIGPARVQYAAKDPEGHAEHVQVLAEHSDLGASLTMRAVQKSRPSLYALQDELAAMDAPLLVIAGDEDDGVLETDLMLKRIVPRCGLAVLPKSGHVTNLEEPELYNLLLDQFFSQVGHGGWGPRDPRSLSASTTGAK
- a CDS encoding SRPBCC domain-containing protein, with protein sequence MLQDPERVAACLPGASVTRRQGNGAEGALTLRLGPYTADYTGVASLREIDRQQMMLRVRAYGREREGGGRADALVSVRLTPRDDRTWLQVETDLSIRGMAAKFGAGALTEASTQTLIRFAANVEQALSSPPPDDITPPVPERITESRTVSPAVSAAAVVAAAASAIATYALIRLLRRR
- a CDS encoding SDR family NAD(P)-dependent oxidoreductase, with the protein product MDLNLAGQVAFITGASKGIGYQVAKHLGDEGVTCVITGRDDDNLQKAAKELSEATGQEVVGYAGDMSKSEDVERCVQAALEKFGKIDILVTCAGSSPGGLLEELTDEQWHSSLNLKFMGYVRSVRAVVPQMVKQGKGTIILVVGNDGLKPSFWEMTAGAANAADLNFASSIADQYGPKGVRVNTVNPGPVDTDRWDTLEKAFARDMGVSQDEARKAAERSVPIGRITQPEEVAALVTMLCSDRVGAVHGAHIPIDGAQRKPLMER
- a CDS encoding enoyl-CoA hydratase/isomerase family protein, which translates into the protein MAQGEIDDWAGARRFRFADPARKNAIGLDTVTALYAELQRDPEAVFVLGSTSPDVFSAGADLRASDDDRAQVSDTLYAIYELMVTRPGPVVAVVEGLAVGGGAQLMAAADLRVAGGGARMRWVGAGHGLVVGAWILPELVGRSVATDLALSSRWLDAEQLLAYGLIPQIAPDPWEAASVLVKHLLCLDPRAVADFKTVTSAPGLVEQLSRERTRNAGWDGKATF
- a CDS encoding FAD binding domain-containing protein; the encoded protein is MKPASFEYHRVFTADEAVTLLAELDDEAKVLAGGQSLAPMMNFRLARPSALVDINPVGELDYVRRDGDVLKIGALTRHRTIELLDDPSIIDGYGVLPSAARHIGHFPIRTRGTVGGSIAHSDPSAEWCLLALLLDAQIVTLGPQGRRETAARDWFTGFLTTSIEPGEIVVETAFPRPRARAALTEYAQRKGDFAICSAAVAYDDADGVMSDPAIVLGGVASEPFRSSELDEIASGLPAEPSSFTRIARAAADLIDPPSDLHGDSAYRKDLAQTMIERAFAEAADGPVSAR
- a CDS encoding xanthine dehydrogenase family protein molybdopterin-binding subunit, translating into MTDPARPFTWVGQRVPRHEDPRFLRGAGAYTDDIAVVGALHASFVRSPVAAGRIVSVDLEEARNIPGVVDILTADDLGRPALRAVLERDGFVATDMPLLAADRVRYCGEPVAVVIAEDAYSAEDGAESVIVEIADEAAPVDIDSAAGNPLHEEAPDGVLVDLQMFDDPSIEQVLDESHVVLDEQFTSARVNAAPMECRAVVAELDRRAGQLVVHTSTQVPHQVRSGIAQALGMAEGEIRVIAPDVGGGFGLKCVVGREEVVVAAAARRLGRPVRWSEDRRESLMASFTGREQRYHVRAGFTEDGVLTGIDADIQVDVGAYSAYPFTCGVEPLMACTELPGVYRVGAYSARGRGYATAKCPTAPYRGVSRPQIVMVMERLMDKAATLLGIDPIEIRRRNLITDFPYTGPNLITYEPGSYLQSLDDCERAIDAAGWREITANAQEPYRYGIGICCFSERSAYGTPTMGARRMGMTPGYDVAHVRMDPSGHVTVTTGTCGHGQGHETTFAQIVADQLGIEPAQVRLRQGDTDLSSYGWGTFASRSLVIGGTAIRAASVRLAETLKQVASDVLEADPADVRLRDGAAWVDRVSVPVSDLAQRVHFRAHEHPDLPEQLLEARGESDPDGCFSNATHAALVRIDTQTGDAHVADYIVVEDCGVVVNPMIVDGQVRGGVAQGIAAGLLERLEYAEDGQPMSATFMDYLVPTASEIPNVAIHHLETRNEQNPLGAKGMGEGGTIGAPTAVLGAVNDALRDTGTQFDHIPVLPAQIRAAFRGVASPAGRKEIA
- a CDS encoding (2Fe-2S)-binding protein — its product is MKDLHLITVIVNGREHELVIESRRTLADMLRQDLGLTGTHLGCEHGICGACTVLLDDEPVRACLIFGVQADGRSVRTVEDLADGDSLSELQQAFSKHHGLQCGFCTPGFLMLAESYLASRPEPDKDEIRDVVASNLCRCTGYQGIVEAIHEVAAAQQGG